A section of the Clostridium omnivorum genome encodes:
- a CDS encoding S8 family serine peptidase, producing MGKFEKFLSIVLTYIFVVSIILQAVPVSAKAEGENKVSKGLRAIEGQVVFKVRDLKYKGYSKAVEEYKGQIISNNGPYFVVKVDSNNTKALISALEDDKNIAFAEVNAVGEKQGTVINDPMMDKQDYLSAGNVREAWDLIQNTTTEIQVAVVDSGVKANHEDLANKVLSGYNYVAGNADTADDIGHGTQVAGIIAANANNGIGIAGVAGNINTKIVPIKVIDAKGNCTSANVAAGIRYAADKNIPIINLSISGEGYSKVVEDAVNYALSKNCLVVAASGDKRDNADNYWPANIEGTLVVSCAGYGYNQSNYGKAITMSAVGYGYTTNSNGSYCNVQGSSFAAAVVSGTAALAKAKNTQYSKDQLLNLLKKSANLVGNFVSNDYASYNHYAGYGTVNALKMCNTANDYIEIASPKSGEPLSGDVEVKVKALNPSDMLKLEITLNDDPTIINTVNGSGANTYTASISALKFKEGENKITVKAYSKASNNTFIDYRYVRITNNSSNKLMVNLTGMDGTTKIQNGTRVYLSSGDKPYQTISALTDNNGAVTFFNIDANQEYNLYYYYNAGTDTLKKPVFYHKIIKGSGTMNLSAKDIGLRPVTINTKKVDNSALLNSKLNVYFINSSFELDNVFDASGNAAIYVNDSTNAAFKIVNETEGYIYEKKVEDFTGINAINFTVNDDMAAVKVNNEYSSSLSKELFSVTDKGTFQFFSKVAFELNNKQDKTVYMPKGTYNYAYTVEAKDINGNPWTYKYQDKAVNIIENTSFNYGKLQLSAESILNADKNDLVQVNTKLTDNYGNIVSFGEDSQKVFDSYLTGTKVYNSSGTLISNSSYSARVLDNRYYQGIISIGVRANTNFAAGNYFVEVSTNLGPLGTVTSNRLSFNLDGSGITVGELKAVVKPPVAVTSNVNVEYVIYNKDTNQKITGGFIEDKRPEEEISFKINKEFANSSNKIMIIGRASDGTKFLYDRPIVSSNGTDVCFDNSENLARRITFGIDDVNKTDILYGAAFEIRPSQANTILINKGEIDAKGLSKTWIDDNTYKIELFNYEKKFILGGNYNISSANTNIVFNTTSLSKFNLKVSNVNDYKCSDVCIGEKVLTGGYQFYEPRFTLNVTDSDVINVSLELNLRIIGVNTYTYNEIRGEAYNYNYEYNYDLNMPVQKNVELKDFNLEADSYNNRVLLPQPITVNYTIKSGEFILRNISRSSHYKFMNEFGDSIPVMYMNLYDSQGNVVSSNIRDKNEQDYVGHDVINDVSIPQGAYNLKIMMPPNAKMLNNNNMTVNIDASNMQKMRIMNPFDITKPLINGEVNVSGTKYYTNNNGDVYLQKGLYNKSITITANNGSEVAVFSPDNISNDNEVTIAKPISSLKKVNIKESSTLGKVDLREGNIELRNSYNNSSIFKLGKSGEVITYVDADKYTIIASSNSDNPIGYYLKTNLDASVQSQVIIDNVNLATILTENNIAANIDYQNVAITNGFLVSLGTQINYNYYDSIYTSGSRVMLCYSGTINCDKAAQYTIKFGKTFTANASLLNSQVEPNGLVSANLYFKDEFNNNVYINGSQKIKAIISQNGVDKYTLDCNNGPRGNSFNLPDGINGTVQVRYEIDLSSISMGKYTTNTVDLVCNLDNYYCVAILDPMGKPSKGGYIEGPFENVHQITIGSNGNVYIRKDTVVQGQNYRIKVYGYTQDSGEPFVYTRDYNTTIQSIASEGNSQRVNISIIKPDNITFDSGTINILKKGSFGETVYTSILQFNSTNWDKVNIWLEKGDYAIYNNMSIYNQKQYLSFADISVDQAVINSVILDGNKVSRVQVDGTTNYTLNFTGYENMWINKGELYMTYGKQFNYSLYDNNNSINYTGSLNIQPNIVNYIKAGKNFTVTPSLINTQTTPGSTVEANFAFKDEYNNVASVNNINNVKAVISDAVNTIATVDCSYNWGKAAFNLPSEAVGQLKVSFEVTVNNIGTFKSSSCDLNISMDGYYKINITDPQGMPANGGNVAVTYNDSFGGQIASASISSSGIAYVKKDNIKIGTSYKICVSGKTLQTNGLFVYIRDFSIPDVTSKETSIAAGNNISKVNISTNKPYSAIESGKFYILKGERRICSIDYSKYVTSDISNFENFNVWIDNGAYKFKMILNCNDGSTNISSYNLFSDLIDVSKASNIVMDCNNVSELKVSLPDKASLNAVYLQDGTMGFSDPVQLYNKTYFSKRAYSSVNVYYRNEAGSNINAYKKDFLIKDNVTELVVGRINTAQGASIDMPFKFPGSLKAGAQYYYSMPSIKDFNGFELNSSSQNSNKCTLNLYKLDGTLAGSIASTDTNSIIIPTLEDGIYEAEVTRTIDGVGTCKSQKQKVSIYSGNYYAFYLNNSVKSNGSISLFDGDKNIITASLSNNNINDGDSTLCISKNLLQAGKKYSALVSYCDFNNVFHSYKADITIDQNSIYQVSDPQDSVQTVITNLPTEGTKLFIDGNIIDKGVISSNGELTVKLQTGSHKINLSGYNKSNDKYYVINRTISIASDTTKIALDISNVCGISIGSMLKRNPYETTYKLNNLSTCSQFEVKYSEVPGNIVYVDKGNYDADVELRLSSSKDPITATYKLDCNGDNSNLIIGKSLKPMVNLNKIIYNTSDAVGITSVNIYDGDVELKGFAPLNFTIDSIDIMHGDKVIKSLPNIISTKLSGETNIRVKLTNEILGSIVSDTKSVIIANPTFTALGDINLDDTVDIFDLVLLSKDYGKKKGVNSDWDGRCNLDNSDNANLIDIKDLAKAAQNYNKKY from the coding sequence ATGGGAAAGTTTGAGAAGTTTCTCAGTATAGTACTTACATATATATTTGTAGTTTCTATCATACTGCAAGCAGTACCTGTAAGTGCTAAGGCAGAGGGGGAAAACAAGGTTAGTAAAGGGCTTCGGGCTATTGAAGGCCAAGTGGTGTTTAAGGTAAGAGATTTAAAATATAAAGGATATAGTAAAGCTGTTGAGGAATATAAGGGTCAGATAATAAGTAATAATGGACCGTATTTCGTTGTAAAGGTGGATAGTAATAATACTAAAGCACTAATAAGCGCTTTAGAAGATGACAAAAATATTGCCTTTGCAGAAGTAAACGCTGTTGGCGAAAAACAAGGTACAGTTATTAATGATCCAATGATGGACAAGCAGGACTATTTATCAGCGGGTAATGTTAGAGAAGCTTGGGATCTAATACAGAACACAACCACAGAAATACAAGTAGCTGTAGTGGACAGCGGTGTTAAAGCTAATCATGAGGATTTAGCTAACAAAGTGCTTTCTGGTTATAATTATGTTGCAGGTAATGCTGATACTGCTGATGATATTGGCCATGGAACGCAGGTAGCAGGAATTATTGCAGCTAATGCAAATAACGGAATAGGAATAGCTGGCGTTGCAGGAAACATAAATACAAAAATAGTACCAATTAAGGTTATCGATGCAAAAGGAAATTGTACAAGCGCTAATGTAGCTGCAGGTATAAGGTATGCTGCAGATAAAAATATTCCTATTATAAATTTAAGTATATCTGGTGAGGGATACAGTAAGGTTGTTGAAGATGCTGTAAATTATGCATTAAGTAAAAATTGTCTAGTTGTTGCAGCTTCTGGCGATAAAAGGGATAATGCTGATAATTATTGGCCGGCAAATATCGAGGGTACCTTGGTGGTATCATGCGCTGGATATGGATATAATCAAAGCAACTACGGAAAAGCTATTACAATGTCAGCTGTAGGATATGGATATACAACAAATAGTAATGGAAGTTATTGTAATGTTCAAGGCTCTTCCTTTGCAGCTGCTGTAGTTTCAGGAACAGCAGCCCTTGCTAAGGCGAAAAATACCCAATATTCAAAGGATCAGCTTTTAAATTTATTAAAAAAGTCTGCCAATCTAGTTGGTAATTTTGTAAGCAATGATTATGCAAGCTATAATCATTATGCTGGATATGGAACAGTAAACGCATTGAAAATGTGCAATACTGCTAATGACTATATTGAAATAGCATCACCAAAATCAGGAGAGCCCCTAAGTGGAGATGTGGAAGTAAAGGTTAAAGCATTAAATCCTTCTGACATGTTAAAGCTTGAAATTACTTTAAATGATGATCCTACAATAATAAATACAGTAAATGGAAGTGGCGCTAATACATACACTGCTAGTATTTCAGCCTTAAAGTTTAAAGAGGGAGAAAATAAGATCACTGTAAAGGCATATTCTAAGGCCTCCAACAACACCTTTATTGATTACAGATACGTTAGGATAACTAACAATTCCAGTAACAAATTGATGGTCAATCTTACTGGAATGGACGGAACTACTAAAATTCAAAATGGTACAAGGGTATATCTATCCAGTGGAGATAAACCATACCAAACTATTTCAGCTTTAACTGATAATAATGGTGCAGTAACTTTCTTTAATATTGATGCAAATCAAGAATACAATCTATATTATTATTATAATGCTGGTACTGACACCTTAAAAAAACCGGTATTTTATCATAAAATAATCAAAGGTTCAGGCACTATGAATTTAAGTGCCAAGGACATAGGGTTAAGACCGGTAACAATTAATACTAAAAAGGTTGATAATAGTGCACTATTGAATTCAAAGCTTAATGTATATTTTATTAACAGCAGTTTTGAATTAGACAATGTATTTGATGCTTCTGGAAATGCTGCAATTTATGTCAATGATAGTACAAATGCTGCCTTTAAAATAGTTAATGAAACAGAAGGGTATATTTATGAAAAGAAAGTGGAGGATTTTACTGGTATCAATGCTATAAACTTTACTGTAAATGATGATATGGCTGCAGTTAAGGTGAATAATGAATATAGTTCTAGTCTTTCAAAGGAATTATTTTCTGTTACAGATAAAGGAACATTTCAGTTTTTTTCTAAAGTAGCCTTTGAACTTAATAATAAACAAGATAAAACTGTGTATATGCCTAAGGGAACTTATAATTATGCTTATACTGTTGAAGCTAAGGATATAAATGGGAATCCATGGACATATAAGTATCAAGATAAAGCTGTTAATATTATTGAAAACACAAGTTTTAATTATGGAAAGCTGCAATTATCAGCTGAAAGTATACTGAATGCTGATAAGAATGATTTAGTTCAGGTAAATACAAAATTAACTGATAATTATGGTAATATAGTTAGTTTTGGAGAAGATTCACAAAAAGTATTTGACAGTTACCTAACAGGAACTAAAGTTTATAATTCAAGTGGAACATTAATAAGTAATAGTAGTTATTCTGCAAGAGTTCTTGATAATAGATATTATCAGGGCATAATAAGTATTGGTGTTAGAGCAAATACTAACTTTGCAGCAGGAAATTATTTTGTAGAGGTTTCTACTAATTTAGGTCCTCTAGGTACTGTGACTTCAAATAGGCTTTCTTTTAATTTAGATGGAAGTGGTATTACTGTAGGGGAGTTAAAAGCAGTTGTAAAGCCCCCTGTAGCTGTTACATCTAATGTTAATGTGGAATATGTAATATACAATAAGGATACCAACCAAAAGATAACGGGTGGCTTTATTGAAGACAAAAGGCCAGAAGAAGAAATAAGCTTTAAAATAAACAAAGAATTTGCTAATTCCTCTAATAAAATAATGATAATTGGAAGAGCTTCTGATGGTACCAAATTTCTTTATGATAGACCTATAGTAAGCAGCAATGGTACAGATGTATGCTTTGATAATAGTGAAAATTTAGCTAGAAGAATAACCTTTGGTATAGACGATGTTAATAAAACAGATATATTGTATGGAGCAGCTTTTGAAATTCGTCCATCACAAGCAAATACTATTTTAATTAATAAAGGTGAGATAGACGCTAAAGGCCTTTCTAAGACTTGGATAGATGATAATACTTATAAAATTGAACTTTTTAATTATGAAAAAAAATTCATTTTGGGTGGTAATTATAATATATCCTCTGCCAATACAAATATTGTTTTTAATACTACATCATTATCCAAATTTAATTTAAAAGTATCAAATGTAAATGATTATAAATGTTCTGATGTTTGTATTGGTGAAAAAGTATTAACAGGCGGTTATCAGTTTTATGAGCCAAGATTTACATTGAATGTTACGGACAGCGATGTTATAAATGTTTCTTTGGAATTAAATTTAAGGATAATTGGAGTTAATACATATACCTATAATGAGATACGTGGGGAAGCATATAACTATAATTATGAATATAATTATGATCTAAACATGCCAGTACAAAAAAATGTGGAATTGAAGGATTTTAATTTAGAAGCGGACAGTTACAATAATAGAGTATTACTACCTCAGCCGATAACTGTAAATTATACTATAAAATCTGGAGAATTTATATTAAGAAACATTTCAAGAAGCAGTCATTATAAATTTATGAATGAATTTGGAGATAGTATACCGGTAATGTATATGAATTTATATGATTCCCAAGGAAATGTTGTAAGCTCTAATATAAGAGATAAAAATGAACAGGATTACGTAGGCCATGATGTTATTAATGATGTTAGTATTCCACAAGGAGCATATAATTTAAAAATAATGATGCCTCCAAATGCTAAAATGCTGAATAACAATAACATGACTGTAAATATAGATGCATCTAATATGCAGAAGATGAGGATAATGAATCCCTTCGATATTACTAAACCACTAATAAATGGTGAAGTGAATGTATCTGGAACTAAATATTATACAAATAATAATGGTGATGTATATTTACAAAAGGGTTTATATAATAAGTCAATTACAATTACTGCAAATAACGGTAGTGAGGTAGCGGTATTTTCACCTGATAATATTTCAAATGATAATGAAGTTACTATAGCAAAGCCAATAAGCTCACTAAAGAAAGTTAATATAAAAGAAAGCAGCACTTTAGGCAAGGTAGACTTAAGGGAAGGAAATATAGAATTACGGAATTCTTATAATAATAGTTCCATATTTAAACTTGGTAAAAGTGGTGAGGTAATAACTTATGTTGATGCAGATAAATATACAATTATTGCTTCAAGTAATTCTGATAATCCAATAGGATATTATTTAAAAACCAATTTGGATGCTTCAGTACAGAGCCAAGTGATTATAGATAATGTAAACTTAGCAACAATATTAACGGAAAATAATATAGCAGCTAATATAGATTATCAAAATGTGGCTATAACTAATGGATTTTTAGTAAGCTTAGGTACTCAAATAAATTACAACTATTATGATAGTATTTATACTTCGGGTAGTAGGGTAATGCTATGTTACAGTGGAACTATAAATTGTGATAAAGCTGCTCAGTATACAATAAAATTTGGAAAAACATTTACTGCAAATGCATCCTTATTAAATTCTCAAGTTGAACCCAATGGGTTAGTAAGCGCCAATTTATATTTTAAAGATGAGTTTAATAATAATGTTTACATTAATGGTTCACAAAAAATAAAGGCTATAATTTCACAAAATGGTGTAGATAAATATACTTTAGATTGCAATAATGGTCCAAGAGGTAATTCATTTAATCTTCCAGATGGGATAAATGGTACTGTTCAAGTTAGATATGAAATAGATTTGAGTTCAATTTCTATGGGTAAATATACAACAAATACTGTTGATTTAGTGTGTAACCTTGATAATTATTACTGTGTAGCTATACTAGACCCAATGGGTAAGCCTTCCAAAGGAGGGTATATAGAAGGACCTTTTGAAAATGTTCATCAGATTACTATTGGCTCCAATGGCAATGTGTACATTAGGAAAGATACAGTAGTACAGGGGCAAAATTATAGAATAAAGGTGTATGGGTATACTCAAGATTCCGGAGAACCATTTGTTTATACTAGAGATTATAATACAACAATACAAAGTATAGCTTCAGAAGGTAATTCTCAAAGAGTTAACATTAGTATAATAAAACCTGATAACATAACATTTGATAGTGGCACCATTAATATCCTTAAAAAAGGAAGCTTTGGAGAAACTGTATATACAAGTATTTTACAGTTTAATTCAACTAATTGGGATAAAGTTAATATATGGCTGGAAAAAGGAGATTATGCAATATACAATAATATGTCTATATATAATCAAAAGCAATATTTATCATTTGCAGATATTAGTGTAGATCAAGCTGTTATAAATTCAGTAATTTTGGATGGAAATAAGGTTTCAAGGGTACAAGTAGATGGTACAACTAATTACACACTTAATTTTACAGGCTATGAGAATATGTGGATTAACAAAGGCGAACTATATATGACTTATGGAAAGCAATTTAATTATAGTCTGTATGACAATAACAACTCAATTAATTATACAGGAAGTTTAAATATTCAACCTAATATTGTAAATTATATAAAGGCAGGTAAGAATTTTACTGTAACTCCTTCACTTATAAATACTCAGACTACTCCAGGCAGTACAGTGGAGGCTAATTTTGCTTTTAAGGATGAGTATAATAATGTAGCTTCAGTTAATAATATTAACAATGTAAAAGCTGTTATTAGTGATGCTGTAAATACTATAGCTACTGTAGACTGCAGCTACAATTGGGGAAAAGCAGCCTTCAATTTACCTAGCGAAGCAGTTGGACAGCTTAAGGTATCCTTTGAAGTAACAGTAAATAATATCGGTACATTTAAGTCTAGCTCTTGTGATTTAAATATAAGTATGGACGGATATTATAAAATCAATATTACTGACCCGCAAGGAATGCCAGCAAATGGTGGAAATGTGGCGGTAACTTATAATGATAGTTTTGGAGGGCAAATTGCATCAGCAAGCATCAGCAGTAGCGGCATTGCATATGTCAAAAAAGACAATATAAAAATTGGGACAAGCTATAAAATTTGTGTTTCTGGTAAGACCTTGCAAACTAATGGGCTTTTTGTATATATTAGAGATTTTTCAATACCAGATGTAACATCTAAAGAAACAAGCATAGCTGCAGGTAATAATATTTCTAAGGTAAATATATCAACTAATAAGCCATATTCTGCAATAGAAAGCGGTAAATTTTATATATTAAAGGGCGAAAGAAGAATTTGCAGCATTGATTATAGCAAGTATGTGACTTCTGATATATCAAATTTTGAAAACTTTAATGTATGGATTGATAATGGCGCTTACAAATTTAAAATGATATTAAACTGTAATGATGGCAGTACTAATATAAGCAGCTACAATTTATTTAGTGACCTTATAGATGTATCGAAGGCTAGCAATATAGTTATGGATTGTAATAATGTTTCAGAATTAAAGGTATCACTTCCAGACAAGGCTAGTTTGAATGCTGTCTATTTACAGGATGGTACTATGGGCTTTTCTGATCCAGTACAGCTTTACAATAAGACATATTTCTCAAAAAGAGCATATTCTTCAGTTAATGTATACTACAGAAATGAAGCTGGAAGCAATATTAATGCTTATAAGAAGGACTTTTTAATTAAGGACAATGTTACTGAACTAGTTGTTGGAAGAATAAATACAGCTCAAGGAGCAAGTATAGACATGCCTTTTAAATTTCCAGGAAGTCTAAAGGCTGGCGCACAATATTATTATTCTATGCCTAGTATAAAAGATTTTAATGGGTTTGAATTAAATAGTTCTAGTCAAAATTCAAATAAATGTACTTTGAATTTATACAAGCTAGATGGTACTTTAGCAGGCTCAATAGCAAGTACAGATACAAATAGTATAATTATTCCAACACTAGAGGATGGTATTTATGAAGCTGAGGTAACTAGGACTATTGATGGTGTTGGAACATGTAAGAGCCAAAAGCAAAAGGTAAGTATATATTCAGGAAATTATTATGCTTTTTATTTAAATAATTCTGTTAAATCAAATGGAAGCATAAGCTTATTTGATGGGGATAAGAATATAATTACAGCTAGTTTAAGTAATAACAATATCAATGACGGCGATAGCACATTATGTATTAGCAAGAACCTACTTCAGGCTGGGAAAAAGTATTCAGCCTTAGTAAGTTATTGTGATTTCAATAATGTATTCCACAGTTATAAGGCTGATATTACAATAGACCAAAATAGTATTTATCAGGTTAGCGATCCCCAAGATTCAGTACAGACAGTTATTACAAACTTACCAACTGAGGGAACTAAGCTTTTTATAGATGGCAATATTATAGATAAAGGTGTAATAAGCAGTAATGGTGAACTTACAGTGAAGCTTCAAACTGGAAGTCATAAAATTAACCTTAGCGGCTATAACAAAAGTAATGATAAGTACTATGTAATAAATAGAACTATAAGTATAGCTTCAGATACTACAAAAATAGCTTTAGATATATCCAATGTATGTGGTATAAGCATTGGCAGTATGCTGAAAAGAAATCCATATGAAACGACTTATAAGCTTAATAATTTAAGTACTTGTTCACAATTTGAAGTGAAATATTCTGAAGTGCCAGGTAATATTGTTTATGTAGATAAGGGAAACTATGATGCCGATGTAGAATTAAGGCTAAGCAGCAGCAAAGACCCGATTACAGCAACTTATAAACTAGATTGTAATGGAGATAATTCGAACTTGATAATTGGCAAAAGTCTTAAGCCTATGGTTAACTTGAATAAAATAATATATAATACATCAGATGCAGTAGGGATAACTTCAGTTAATATTTATGATGGAGATGTAGAATTAAAGGGATTTGCACCTTTAAACTTTACTATTGATTCTATAGATATTATGCATGGTGATAAAGTAATTAAGTCATTACCAAATATTATAAGCACTAAGCTATCAGGAGAGACTAATATTAGAGTAAAGCTTACTAATGAAATATTAGGTAGTATTGTGTCAGATACTAAGTCCGTAATCATAGCTAACCCAACCTTTACAGCTTTGGGAGATATAAATTTAGATGATACAGTGGATATCTTTGATTTAGTGCTATTATCAAAAGATTACGGCAAAAAGAAGGGTGTTAATTCTGATTGGGATGGCAGATGTAATTTAGACAATAGTGATAATGCAAATCTAATTGACATTAAGGATTTAGCTAAGGCAGCACAAAATTATAATAAGAAGTATTAG